The genomic DNA AAATGATGTCCATGCTATTGGAGTAAGCTCACTAGCGGCAGGACATAAGACACTGCTTCCTGCGTTAATGAGTGAATTGCAAAAGCAAGGAAGAGAAGATATCGTGGTCTTTATTGGCGGCGTAATTCCCTATAAAGATTATGAGTTTTTGAAAGATAATGGTGCAGCTGCCATCTTTGGTCCTGGAACGGTGATTCCTGTATGTGCAGAGATTGTTTTAGAGAAAATTTATGAAAAGCTGGGCTATGAGGAAGTGACAAAATAATGGAGAAAGGCTTTTCTCATCGTGTGAAAAAAGCGAACGAGCCATCTGTGTTAGAGATATATAATGGCATATTACGTAGTGAGCGGGCCTGGTTAGCAAGAGGAATAACACTACTTGAGAGTAAAGCGCATCGCCATCAACAACAAGCACAGGATCTTTTGAGTAAAGTTCTCTCGCATACGGGAAAATCTATCCGGATTGGCATCACAGGAGTGCCTGGGGTGGGGAAGAGTACCTTTATTGAAGCACTTGGCCTATATTTATGTGAAAAAGGTCATCGGGTGGCAGTTTTAGCAGTGGACCCATCTTCTTCCTTATCTGGTGGGAGTATTTTAGGTGATAAGACAAGGATGGAGCAGTTATCTAATCATCCGAACGCCTTTATTCGTCCATCACCTACTGCAGGTACCTTAGGGGGGGTCCACCGAAAAACCAGGGAAACGATCTACTTGTGTGAAGCTTCTGGATACGATATTATTCTCATCGAAACAGTCGGTGTCGGACAAAGTGAATTTAGTGTCCGCAGCATGGTAGATTTTTTCCTTCTACTTGTCCTAACTGGAGCCGGGGATGAGTTGCAAGGAATGAAAAAAGGAATCATGGAGTTAACGGACTGCATTGTCGTCAATAAAGCTGATGGCGAAAATCAACCTCTTGCTGAAAAAACAAAAGCAGAATACAATCAGATCTTGCATTTTCTAGCCCCTGCAACGCCAGGGTGGGAAGCGCAGGCATTTACGTGTTCCTCCATAAAAGAACAAGGTTTAGAAGAGATATGGCAGGTAATAGAACGGTTTAAAGTTCTAACCATTCAATCGAATCAATTTCAAAAGAGAAGAAAGCAGCAAAATCTTGAGTGGCTTCAGTCCTCGATTGTGGATAATCTCCTTCGGTCTTTTTATGAACATCAAGAGGTAAAAAGGGAATTGCCCCTTCTTAAGACAAAAGTAGAAGACGGGGAAACAACCGTTCAATCCGCTTTACTGAGGTTGCTTAACCTGTATCAAAATAAAGAGTAGTCTCTTCCCGTTTAATACCGTTCTATCCATCAACCCTAGATGAGAAGGGTTTTGGAAAACATAGTGGAGTTTTGGGTAATCTCATCATGGTAAAAAAAGGCTGTGGTTCTCTATGACAATATTTAAGATAAGGGCTTAATGAAAACAACCGACAGAAGTGATGGCGGTTGTTTTTCTTTTAGGTTGCTTTCGCAAAACTTGTGGCTTTTCGAATCAGTTTTAAATCTTAATAGAGCTTCGGACATGATTTTGTCTATTTTTGATCGAAATCAACAGTGACATGGAGGATTTAATCAAAAAGTAGTTGAAATAGCCACAAGGTATAGGAAAAGAGCCTTCTGCCATAAATGTTTTTTCCATATACCAGTATAGTTTATGCCCCAGTAATTTTAATTATTGGATAATCTTCATATTCTAATGCTCTTCGCGCTTTCCTTATGCAATTGAATTTATCTAGTTGCTGAAACACTAAATTATGGAGAAGCTTGTCTAATCCTTCATCAACAAAATGGCAGTAACCTAGAAACTAATGATATTCTGGTTGAGGATATCATTTGAATAATGGTGACGTGTTCTGCATTTTTCGAGCTAGGAGATATCAGTTAACTAGTGTCTCCTTGATTTTAGGTGAGTACCGCGGAATGACAATCAAAATAACTTTCTGTCTTCTAAAGGCTCTTTGCTTTTTGGACAGAATCCTTCCTCGTCAAAACAAGCTAAATCGATTCGAACCAAATGGAAAGATAGAAACAGATTACGTTCATCAAGGAAGTCAAAAAACTAGTAATTCCGTGAGAAATAAAATATACTGAAAAATCAGTCTATTAAAAGGGGACATGAAAAATGAAAAAAATTTTAGTGATGGGGATTTCAGCGGGAGTTGGAAAGTCTACTTTTGCTAGGAAGCTAGCAGAAAAAATCAACATAGACGTGTATCATCTAGACACGATGTATTGGAAATCAGGCTGGAAGGAGGCTTCTTTAGAAGAATTCTCTACGAAACAAAAGGAAATCGTGGAAAAAGATGTATGGATTATCGAAGGAAATTATCGTAGTACGAATCACATTCGCATACCTCATGCTGACACGATTATCTATTTAGAACTCCCACTATATCTCTGCCTATTTCGTGTAATTAAGCGATATTTCACTAATATTGGTCAAAACCGTCCTGATATGGGTGATGGCTGTACAGAAAAGTTAGACTGGGCCTTCCTCAAGTTTATTTACACAACCTACCATCCAAGAAAAGAAAAGATGGAAGAGTTATTTCAAAAATTTCTAGAGGGAGACCCGAAGCGAAGGGTGATAAAATTAACAACTAGAAAAGAAATTCGCCAATATTCTCCTGAGATAAAGCAATAAATTATTGCACGAGTCTTTATTATCCAAAATTAGATAAACTTATCCCATGAAGCTTTTTGTATTTCTTCAAAACAACGGCCATTTCTGATTTCCAGTCAATCGGTAAGTTATCTTGTAGAAGTTTTCTTTGAAAGGAAATAAACGATAATTTTTCGAATACTCGTCCTTCAGATGTTTTTGAATACAACCATTTCAATAGAACTTAGGCAATTAAGGCGGAAAAAAGCTGATTAAAAACGGCATTTTCAGTCGTGCCAAATAACACAGGGACATTTAGGTTCTGTTTAATCCATCGGAAGAACGTTTCAATTCTCCATCTTGCTTTATACATGTCTGCGATAGCTTCAGGTGACACGTGCATTAAATTGGTGACAACACGCATCTCCTTACCGTAGTCATCCTTAAAAAACACCACTCGATGCCGTTCCTTTGAACGAGATTGTTTGGTACCCAGTTGACAAGTGATATCACGAGAAATAGATGATCCATCTTCCTCAAGGTGTTTTAAAGCATGAGGCCTAAAAATTTCTACGTTTTCTTTCATTCGGATCACAAACATTTGTTTATCTTCTTTAAACTGGTCGATTCGTTTGATTTTAAAATAAGCCCGATCTTCTACTAGAATAAACCGAGAATCCGCCAACTGTTAGCCAATCGGCCCATCATGTACAAGTCCAGTCGTTTCAACGACATGAAGGGGCATTTCTGTAAGTGGAGTATAACTGACATGTAATTTGATTCCTGCACGCTCTCCATGATAAAGGGCCCAAGGAAGGCGCGACTTTCCCACTGTCATCGTGGTGGAGTCTATTAAAAGAAGATCCTTTGGTATCTTTAACGCTCAACGTGTCATTCGATTACATTTAGACACGATTAATTGGAATAACTTCTTCATAATCTTGTAGTCCATAGGTTCAGCCTTTTTAGAAAGCGTAGAGTGGTTAATTTTAGGCAGCCCATATTGATCACCTACATCCGCACAGTCTCGATAACTTTTAAGCTCATTCATGGAAGCACAAAGAAAATAAGGAATAAGCATTAATACATCAAGCTTACGAGCGGTATCCTTATAGCCAACGATATCCTGGATGATGGCTACTTCTTTATGTGAAACAATTTTTTGAAACAAATTGTGAAATGTGGTATTCTTCTTCATGAGGGCACCTCTTCTGTAGTTTGTTTGTCGGCAAACATCATTCTACTAGAAAGGTGTCCTTTTTGGTATTTTTTTTGGATTTTATTGGTTAATCAACACGCATGTTACTTGACATTAATAATTATTCAGCTAAGATATAGCACCGATTTCTTTGGCGATTTGCTCAAAAGGAAGGGGGGACGAGAGGATATGAACTTTTGTACCTAAGGGGGTTTTTTCATAGAGTTGTTCAATCATAGTATTACTTAACCGAATACACCCATTCGAGAGATACTGACCAATACTATTAGGAGCATTCGTTCCATGCAAACCATAGATTCTTCCATCTGTACCCTCTGCGTCAAATCCAATCCAGCGTGTCCCAAGTGGGTTATCAGGAGATCCTCCTTCAATGTTTTTTTTACGGTAAAAAGGATTTTCAGCTTTTACAGTGACGGTAAACGTACCTTCAGGTGTTAAGTTCTCCGTTTTTCCTGTCGCTACTGAATAAATATGAACCACTTCTTCATCGACAATAAAAGCCAGTTCATTCGTCTGTTTATTGACGATGACTATTGGGTCGCCTGGTAATGGATTTTCTCCGAGTGGCCAAATGGGTGAGAACACTAAACAGATAGCGAATAGCAAATTCATCTGATTCATCCTTTCAATGAAGGTTAAGAATAGTTTGCTTCACTAAGAGGTTTACCATTCTTTTTTTTCTTTTGTAAGCCTGTAAACGAGCTTTTGAGTAATAAATACTGTTCCATTTCTTTCATAAATTGAAACAATGCCGCTCGTGCTTCGAACTCTTCTCGTGTTTGTGGAAGAGCCATCCCTTCGAATTCAATTTTTATATCATATAATTCTTTTAGATAGAGGAAGGCAGTATTTCCTGGATGGATTTGTTCGCTTAATTTGTCCATGAAATCACCTAAGATTTTACCTTGTTCGACAGTTAAGGAGATGGAAGTAGCAATCGGTAAAATTCGTTCCAAAATGTCAAATTGTTTTTCTCTCATTTTGAAATACAAATAGTAGACATCTTCATGTCGCAAAAAGTGGTTTTCAACATCACGAAAAGCAATGGACTTAGCATCATGAAGAAGTTTAGCTGTTTCTGTAATCTCCATTCCTTTCCAGTCACTTTGTTGGCAGCGTAAATAATGAGCTATTTCTTTAAAGATGAGTTGGAAATTTCGTTCAATTCGTTTTTGGTAGTGAATCAGCTTTCGATCTAAACTAGGCATATACAAATTC from Bacillus sp. 2205SS5-2 includes the following:
- the meaB gene encoding methylmalonyl Co-A mutase-associated GTPase MeaB → MEKGFSHRVKKANEPSVLEIYNGILRSERAWLARGITLLESKAHRHQQQAQDLLSKVLSHTGKSIRIGITGVPGVGKSTFIEALGLYLCEKGHRVAVLAVDPSSSLSGGSILGDKTRMEQLSNHPNAFIRPSPTAGTLGGVHRKTRETIYLCEASGYDIILIETVGVGQSEFSVRSMVDFFLLLVLTGAGDELQGMKKGIMELTDCIVVNKADGENQPLAEKTKAEYNQILHFLAPATPGWEAQAFTCSSIKEQGLEEIWQVIERFKVLTIQSNQFQKRRKQQNLEWLQSSIVDNLLRSFYEHQEVKRELPLLKTKVEDGETTVQSALLRLLNLYQNKE
- a CDS encoding topology modulation protein, with the protein product MKKILVMGISAGVGKSTFARKLAEKINIDVYHLDTMYWKSGWKEASLEEFSTKQKEIVEKDVWIIEGNYRSTNHIRIPHADTIIYLELPLYLCLFRVIKRYFTNIGQNRPDMGDGCTEKLDWAFLKFIYTTYHPRKEKMEELFQKFLEGDPKRRVIKLTTRKEIRQYSPEIKQ
- a CDS encoding L,D-transpeptidase, which codes for MLFAICLVFSPIWPLGENPLPGDPIVIVNKQTNELAFIVDEEVVHIYSVATGKTENLTPEGTFTVTVKAENPFYRKKNIEGGSPDNPLGTRWIGFDAEGTDGRIYGLHGTNAPNSIGQYLSNGCIRLSNTMIEQLYEKTPLGTKVHILSSPLPFEQIAKEIGAIS
- a CDS encoding aromatic acid exporter family protein; its protein translation is MFKIGYRTIKTAIGTAIAIMIAQWFQLDNFASAGIITILCVQNTRKKSLSASWSRFLACIVAMGFSFAFFEGIAYSPIIIGSMLLFFIPTTVALKAKEGIVTSSVIILHLYSAKQITMNIIFNELGIIIIGIGVALIMNLYMPSLDRKLIHYQKRIERNFQLIFKEIAHYLRCQQSDWKGMEITETAKLLHDAKSIAFRDVENHFLRHEDVYYLYFKMREKQFDILERILPIATSISLTVEQGKILGDFMDKLSEQIHPGNTAFLYLKELYDIKIEFEGMALPQTREEFEARAALFQFMKEMEQYLLLKSSFTGLQKKKKNGKPLSEANYS